The following proteins come from a genomic window of Trifolium pratense cultivar HEN17-A07 linkage group LG4, ARS_RC_1.1, whole genome shotgun sequence:
- the LOC123921501 gene encoding transcription factor bHLH18-like isoform X2, with product MEDSSWEYFHLHTEMECGDDYFMEKYNAVNIDGDDFLREILLQTPEQSLMNSESENGSVTVNVNGDVDVAGNMVKSNSSNSIVSQKQEQQQRLKSKKVDVPRRSSSPTTYILSFDNSTMVPATPEPCVNLEGGKRDYCSKSDYSKKNKQSSEIKKTNTKNQGVKKARSGTQCVDHVIAERKRRQQLTERFIALSATIPGLSKTDKASILRSAIDYVKQLQERVHELEEKQDKNVGLTSSVMVLNKINSCGINNNIEGTNSRDTSCDGDCSNIFPEIEVRVMGKEVLIEIHCEKQSGIELKLLDHIENLQLFVTGNSVLPFGKSAISITIIAQMGDGYKVKVHDLVKSIRNQVCWKLLSTC from the exons ATGGAGGATTCATCATGGGAATATTTTCATCTTCACAcg GAAATGGAATGCGGTGATGATTATTTCATGGAAAAGTACAACGCCGTTAACATTGACGGTGACGATTTTCTTAGAGAGATTCTGTTACAGACACCAGAACAAAGTTTAATGAATTCAGAAAGTGAAAACGGTTCTGTTACTGTTAACGTTAACGGCGATGTTGACGTTGCTGGAAACATGGTTAAAAGTAACAGTTCAAATTCAATCGTGTCTcaaaaacaagaacaacaacaacgttTGAAATCGAAAAAGGTTGATGTTCCTCGTAGAAGTTCTTCGCCAACGACATACATTTTGTCTTTTGATAATTCAACTATGGTACCAGCAACACCAGAACCTTGTGTTAATTTGGAAGGTGGTAAACGCGATTATTGTTCTAAATCTGATTATTCTAAGAAGAATAAACAGAGTAGTgaaattaagaaaacaaatacTAAAAATCAAGGGGTGAAGAAAGCAAGAAGCGGTACTCAGTGTGTTGATCATGTAATTGCAGAGAGAAAAAGGAGACAACAATTGACTGAGAGATTCATTGCACTTTCAGCCACCATTCCTGGCTTGAGCAAG ACAGACAAAGCTTCAATACTCCGTTCAGCAATTGATTATGTAAAACAACTTCAAGAACGTGTTCATGAGCTAGAAGAGAAACAAGACAAAAATGTTGGTCTCACATCATCGGTGATGGTCctcaacaaaattaattcatgtggaattaataataatattgaaggCACAAATTCTCGTGACACAAGTTGTGATGGTGATTGTAGCAACATTTTCCCAGAGATTGAAGTAAGAGTTATGGGAAAGGAAGTGCTTATTGAAATTCATTGTGAGAAACAAAGTGGAATTGAGCTCAAATTACTTGATCACATTGAAAATCTTCAACTCTTTGTCACTGGTAACAGTGTCTTGCCTTTTGGAAAATCTGCTATTTCCATTACTATTATAGCTCAG ATGGGTGATGGATACAAAGTGAAAGTGCATGATCTGGTGAAAAGCATTAG GAATCAAGTTTGTTGGAAGCTTCTTTCCACGTGCTAG
- the LOC123921501 gene encoding transcription factor bHLH18-like isoform X1, translated as MEDSSWEYFHLHTEMECGDDYFMEKYNAVNIDGDDFLREILLQTPEQSLMNSESENGSVTVNVNGDVDVAGNMVKSNSSNSIVSQKQEQQQRLKSKKVDVPRRSSSPTTYILSFDNSTMVPATPEPCVNLEGGKRDYCSKSDYSKKNKQSSEIKKTNTKNQGVKKARSGTQCVDHVIAERKRRQQLTERFIALSATIPGLSKTDKASILRSAIDYVKQLQERVHELEEKQDKNVGLTSSVMVLNKINSCGINNNIEGTNSRDTSCDGDCSNIFPEIEVRVMGKEVLIEIHCEKQSGIELKLLDHIENLQLFVTGNSVLPFGKSAISITIIAQMGDGYKVKVHDLVKSIRQVLLKPQIRCESDPY; from the exons ATGGAGGATTCATCATGGGAATATTTTCATCTTCACAcg GAAATGGAATGCGGTGATGATTATTTCATGGAAAAGTACAACGCCGTTAACATTGACGGTGACGATTTTCTTAGAGAGATTCTGTTACAGACACCAGAACAAAGTTTAATGAATTCAGAAAGTGAAAACGGTTCTGTTACTGTTAACGTTAACGGCGATGTTGACGTTGCTGGAAACATGGTTAAAAGTAACAGTTCAAATTCAATCGTGTCTcaaaaacaagaacaacaacaacgttTGAAATCGAAAAAGGTTGATGTTCCTCGTAGAAGTTCTTCGCCAACGACATACATTTTGTCTTTTGATAATTCAACTATGGTACCAGCAACACCAGAACCTTGTGTTAATTTGGAAGGTGGTAAACGCGATTATTGTTCTAAATCTGATTATTCTAAGAAGAATAAACAGAGTAGTgaaattaagaaaacaaatacTAAAAATCAAGGGGTGAAGAAAGCAAGAAGCGGTACTCAGTGTGTTGATCATGTAATTGCAGAGAGAAAAAGGAGACAACAATTGACTGAGAGATTCATTGCACTTTCAGCCACCATTCCTGGCTTGAGCAAG ACAGACAAAGCTTCAATACTCCGTTCAGCAATTGATTATGTAAAACAACTTCAAGAACGTGTTCATGAGCTAGAAGAGAAACAAGACAAAAATGTTGGTCTCACATCATCGGTGATGGTCctcaacaaaattaattcatgtggaattaataataatattgaaggCACAAATTCTCGTGACACAAGTTGTGATGGTGATTGTAGCAACATTTTCCCAGAGATTGAAGTAAGAGTTATGGGAAAGGAAGTGCTTATTGAAATTCATTGTGAGAAACAAAGTGGAATTGAGCTCAAATTACTTGATCACATTGAAAATCTTCAACTCTTTGTCACTGGTAACAGTGTCTTGCCTTTTGGAAAATCTGCTATTTCCATTACTATTATAGCTCAG ATGGGTGATGGATACAAAGTGAAAGTGCATGATCTGGTGAAAAGCATTAGGCAAGTGCTCTTGAAACCTCAAATAAGATGCGAAAGTGATCCGTACTAG
- the LOC123921503 gene encoding cytoplasmic tRNA 2-thiolation protein 1-like, which yields MEGKRSVRMCCLCNERRASLNRPKTLEQICRECFYLAFEDEIHQIIVSNRLFIRGDRVAIGASGGKDSTVLAYVLSKLNRIHDYGLHLFLLSVDEGITGYRDDSLETVHRNQIQYGLPLKVVSYKDLYGWTMDEIVKLIGLKNNCTFCGVFRRQALDRGAAFLKADKLVTGHNADDIAETVLLNILRGDIARLSRCSSIITGEDGPIPRCKPFKYTYEKEIVMYAYFKKLDYFSTECIYSPNAYRGFAREFIKDLERIRPRAILDIIKSGENFRISTTTKMPEQGTCERCGYISSQKWCKACVLLDGLNRGLPKLGIGRSRVAIGCKEENESHGGKSIESKQCGSLDF from the exons ATGGAAGGGAAGAGAAGCGTGCGTATGTGCTGTTTATGCAATGAGAGAAGAGCTTCTCTTAACAGACCTAAAACTCTTGAACAGATTTGCAGAGAATGCTTCTATCTTGCCTTCGAAGACGAGATTCATCAAATCATCGTCTCCAACCGCCTCTTCATCCGTGGCGACCGCGTCGCTATTGGCGCTTCCGGCGGTAAAGACTCCACCGTCCTCGCCTACGTTTTATCGAAACTCAACCGCATCCACGATTACGGCCTCCATCTCTTCCTCCTCTCCGTCGACGAGGGCATCACCGGCTACCGCGACGATTCTCTCGAAACAGTTCACAGAAACCAGATTCAGTATGGTTTGCCTCTGAAAGTTGTATCCTACAAGGATTTGTACGGATGGACCATGGACGAAATCGTGAAACTGATCGGTCTGAAGAATAACTGCACCTTCTGTGGCGTGTTCCGTAGACAGGCGCTGGATCGAGGCGCAGCATTCCTTAAAGCAGATAAACTTGTGACAGGACACAACGCTGACGATATAGCTGAGACAGTTCTGTTGAACATATTGAGAGGAGATATAGCTAGATTGAGTAGATGCAGTTCAATAATAACAGGTGAAGATGGACCAATCCCTAGATGCAAACCTTTTAAGTATACTTACGAAAAGGAGATTGTTATGTATGCTTATTTCAAAAAGCTTGATTACTTTTCTACTGAATGCATTTATTCTCCAAATGCATATCGTGGTTTTGCTCGCGAGTTCATCAAGGATTTGGAGAGAATCAG ACCCAGGGCCATTCTCGACATCATCAAATCCGGTGAGAATTTTAGGATTTCTACCACTACTAAAATGCCAGAGCAGGGAACCTGTGAACGCTGTGGTTATATTTCTAGTCAG AAATGGTGTAAAGCTTGTGTTCTGCTTGATGGACTGAATCGAGGTTTGCCTAAACTGGGAATTGGACGGAGTCGGGTTGCTATTGGTtgcaaagaagaaaatgaaagccATGGAGGAAAGAGCATCGAAAGCAAACAGTGTGGATCTTTAGACTTCTGA
- the LOC123921504 gene encoding transcription factor NAI1-like produces MEESGENWPFESDLVIGDDVIFEDGDQSESVCGDREIKEKLMALSATIGLNKMDDTTILDKAKDYVENLQERVKELEQESGSNINMCNNKRTQNVNSNEYSCGTDDNLPVVQAKVLQREVLVMIHCEKQNGVILKILTHLENLHLSVVNSSVLQFGKSNLNITIVAQMGDGYKITVDELVKTLRLVISTQ; encoded by the exons ATGGAGGAGTCTGGAGAAAATTGGCCTTTTGAGTCTGATTTG GTAATTGGTGATGATGTAATTTTTGAAGATGGAGATCAATCTGAATCTGTGTGTGGTGATAGAGAGATTAAGGAGAAATTGATGGCACTTTCAGCCACCATAGGCTTAAACAAG ATGGACGACACTACAATCCTAGACAAAGCTAAAGACTATGTGGAAAACCTTCAAGAACGTGTGAAAGAGCTAGAACAAGAAAGTGGATCCAACATCAACATGTGTAACAACAAAAGGACACAAAATGTGAACTCAAATGAATACAGTTGTGGAACAGATGACAATCTTCCCGTGGTCCAAGCAAAAGTGTTACAAAGGGAAGTTCTTGTCATGATCCATTGTGAGAAACAAAATGGTGTCATACTCAAAATATTGACCCACCTTGAAAATCTTCATCTTTCAGTAGTTAATAGTAGTGTCCTGCAATTTGGAAAATCCAACCTTAACATCACCATTGTTGCGCAG ATGGGTGATGGATACAAGATTACAGTGGATGAATTAGTGAAAACCCTAAGATTAGTGATCTCAACACAATAG